Proteins from one Spirochaetota bacterium genomic window:
- the hisF gene encoding imidazole glycerol phosphate synthase subunit HisF: MLAKRIIPCLDVDKGRVVKGVNFVNLVDAGDPVENGKYYDNEGADELVFLDITASSDRRDIILDMVKQVAEQVHIPFTVGGGIRTIDDVRLILENGADKISINTAAVKNPSLITESAKRFGSQCILVAIDAKRNDRDGWTVYLNGGRTPTDIDAVEWAARVRDLGAGEILLTSMDRDGTKIGYDIELTRTIAETVSIPVIASGGVGTIEHMYEGLTMGRADAVLAASIFHFREISIAEVKRELRARGVPVRYPF; the protein is encoded by the coding sequence ATGCTGGCCAAGCGCATCATCCCCTGCCTTGACGTCGACAAGGGGCGCGTCGTCAAGGGGGTAAACTTCGTCAATCTCGTCGACGCCGGCGACCCGGTCGAAAACGGGAAATACTACGACAACGAGGGGGCCGACGAGCTCGTATTCCTCGATATCACCGCTTCGTCCGACCGTCGCGATATTATCCTGGACATGGTAAAGCAGGTGGCGGAACAGGTGCATATTCCCTTCACCGTGGGGGGCGGCATTCGCACCATCGACGACGTGCGCCTCATACTGGAAAATGGAGCGGACAAGATATCCATAAACACCGCGGCGGTCAAAAATCCGTCCCTCATCACCGAATCGGCGAAGCGCTTCGGGTCCCAGTGCATCCTCGTGGCCATCGATGCCAAGCGGAACGACCGCGACGGCTGGACGGTGTACCTGAACGGCGGCCGCACGCCCACCGACATCGACGCAGTGGAATGGGCCGCCCGCGTCCGGGACCTGGGCGCAGGCGAGATACTCCTCACCAGCATGGACCGCGACGGCACCAAGATCGGCTACGACATCGAGCTGACGCGCACCATAGCCGAAACCGTAAGCATACCGGTCATAGCCTCGGGCGGCGTCGGCACCATCGAGCACATGTACGAGGGGCTCACCATGGGAAGGGCCGACGCGGTGCTCGCCGCGTCCATCTTTCATTTCCGGGAGATTTCGATCGCGGAGGTCAAACGGGAGCTCCGGGCGCGAGGCGTGCCGGTGCGCTATCCCTTCTAG